The Synechococcus sp. RS9909 genomic interval CGCTTCCGGGCTGGGCCGACTCGGAAGGATGTTTTTCCTTCACCAGCAGAGGGCGCAGGAGCTGGTAAGCGCGTTCACCGTCGCGATCACTGGTCTGCCGCAGACGGGCGATCAACAGCTGACCGCTCGTGAGCAGCACCAGCCGAATCGTGCCTTCCGCCAATAAAGGAAGAAAGGGCTTCTCGGCATGGGCCGGAACTCCGCTAGCAGCGTTCGCTGGCACGCCTCCACCGGAATTGGCGTCATGGCGCACGCCATTGACCACAGGTCCGGGCATGACGGGCTCTCAACTGTCTCGAATCGTAAAGCGGGCCGCCGCTCCGAGGTGATGGTCATTCGACTGCGTAGTCTGAGCGGCTGCAATTCCTAGGCCATGGCCCTCGAGCATCTGCGCATCGCCTCCCGCCGCAGCCAGCTGGCCATGGTGCAGACCAACTGGGTGAAGGCTGAACTGGAACAGGCCCATCCGGGCCTGCCCATTTCGGTGGAAGCGATGGCCACCCAGGGCGACAAGATTCTGGATGTGGCCCTGGCCAAAATCGGCGACAAGGGCCTGTTCACCAAGGAACT includes:
- a CDS encoding DUF6561 domain-containing protein — encoded protein: MPGPVVNGVRHDANSGGGVPANAASGVPAHAEKPFLPLLAEGTIRLVLLTSGQLLIARLRQTSDRDGERAYQLLRPLLVKEKHPSESAQPGSGWILSPFLAGLSTQENLVLFKAAVASVLNPEPRLLHAYTIRTNQECPPEETPVERLKRAFEEFTESLEGG